A part of Paenibacillus donghaensis genomic DNA contains:
- a CDS encoding glycosyl hydrolase yields the protein MKNYRKYMLLTTLLPVILMVTLLHWTEARNLTESGDITLTEVKVPASAPIAPVNPEASDEASELLRDLVNLSGKGILSGQHDYLESPDEFNSKLKSATGKQAVLHGYELGALNNQSPATIAAQRQAVVASAIKWHKDGGIVAMTFHQSLPGTSPEWSRVQMNLSQAKFNAYVTPGTKEYQSLVAELDDIAEYLGELRDAGVPVMWRPYHEMNGGWFWWGKKNNFEVLWNIMYERFTDVHKLDNLLWVWNPNAPTKEADPYAPYYPGTDKVDVLAADIYNNDFRQSYYDNLLKLADGKPIGIGESGELPDPAMLAKKQSQWVYMMTWGKMLTENNNMQQIKSFMGSNYTVSREDFVRTEQAAIAPVSRNGLTGEYFNNAELSGTAAVIRKDSNIDFNWHGEGPAEGIGKDSFSIRWIGKVKPVYSEKYTFSASSDDGVRVWIDGKLVIDSWQNQSGVGREGSITLTAGTLYDIKVEYYENRGDASIRLQWKSARQKQSIIPQKALFLK from the coding sequence TTGAAGAATTACCGTAAATATATGCTGTTGACGACCCTATTGCCGGTTATTCTTATGGTGACCCTATTACACTGGACAGAGGCGAGGAATCTGACAGAGTCAGGGGATATCACCTTGACGGAAGTCAAGGTTCCCGCATCTGCGCCGATAGCTCCCGTAAATCCCGAAGCATCCGATGAAGCCAGTGAGCTGCTGCGTGATTTGGTCAATTTAAGCGGCAAGGGAATCCTCTCCGGCCAGCATGATTACTTGGAGAGCCCGGATGAATTCAACAGCAAGCTTAAGAGCGCTACAGGCAAACAAGCCGTGCTGCACGGCTATGAGCTGGGAGCATTGAATAACCAGTCCCCGGCAACCATTGCCGCCCAGCGTCAGGCAGTTGTAGCCAGCGCAATCAAATGGCATAAAGACGGCGGCATCGTGGCGATGACTTTTCATCAGAGCCTGCCCGGCACCTCTCCGGAATGGTCCAGGGTTCAGATGAATCTGAGCCAGGCCAAATTTAATGCCTATGTCACACCAGGTACTAAGGAATATCAGAGCCTGGTGGCGGAGCTTGATGATATCGCCGAATATCTGGGGGAGCTGCGTGATGCGGGTGTACCTGTAATGTGGCGGCCCTATCATGAGATGAACGGCGGCTGGTTCTGGTGGGGCAAGAAGAACAATTTCGAAGTACTCTGGAACATTATGTATGAACGGTTTACCGATGTGCACAAGCTAGATAATCTGCTGTGGGTATGGAATCCGAACGCGCCGACCAAGGAGGCCGATCCGTATGCGCCGTATTATCCGGGAACGGATAAGGTAGATGTACTGGCTGCCGATATCTACAACAATGACTTCAGACAATCCTATTACGACAACCTGCTTAAACTTGCCGACGGCAAGCCGATTGGCATCGGCGAGAGCGGAGAGCTGCCTGACCCGGCTATGCTGGCCAAGAAACAGAGCCAGTGGGTTTATATGATGACTTGGGGCAAAATGCTGACCGAGAACAACAACATGCAGCAGATTAAGAGCTTTATGGGCAGCAATTATACCGTGTCCCGTGAAGATTTCGTGCGCACGGAACAAGCCGCTATAGCTCCGGTCTCCCGCAATGGACTGACCGGCGAATATTTCAACAATGCGGAGCTGTCCGGGACAGCTGCAGTCATTCGCAAGGACAGCAATATTGACTTCAATTGGCATGGGGAAGGTCCGGCAGAGGGAATTGGCAAGGACAGCTTCTCCATCCGCTGGATAGGAAAGGTCAAACCCGTGTACAGCGAGAAATACACCTTCTCTGCTTCATCCGATGATGGAGTGCGGGTCTGGATCGACGGGAAGCTGGTTATCGACAGCTGGCAGAACCAGAGCGGTGTTGGTCGTGAAGGCAGTATTACTCTGACTGCAGGCACGCTGTACGATATCAAAGTGGAATATTACGAGAACCGAGGAGACGCAAGCATCCGGCTGCAGTGGAAAAGCGCACGCCAGAAGCAGTCGATTATCCCGCAGAAGGCTCTTTTTCTAAAATAG
- a CDS encoding discoidin domain-containing protein: MRKRTRPKTRIKPIKLLLKFAALTVLLLLSISVFGRGGTPHDEVVEDAGLADLPVADDAGPELPEGEFLWKLGTHDESAREFTAAKSSASPKSAITITSATPKSSVLQQLPSGLNGSTQPELRISYQLDKIPANGVLFRVSITDAYKSVPQMSVFSNRQLSGIIQIAGVSGTDNKFSFRKTYELYIPKEQLQKGTNELKLQTARGIYSSEKEDPYTWWTWDNLSLESLKTPIKEPIHGSYIQTGTMVNNKQFYFDEGAVNHLPYIMKWLGVAYSGNIMRTSCASDVGRSCSNMEDYYKVLQDYNMEAVALYLHTGDIKLNADGSLPEDAEKKLTEYFQKYSRYFQYYEVDNEPGLFNRSKAVNLAIAEWLNGKGKELAPHLKTVAPGWAYWPGFSEDSCGNQKKGGAQQCGDPDGWERDPKQRMELEEVTDLTNGHSYGESYIFSGGGSFTENLKTFGGAADGLSKKMLTTEFGTSDSHVDAYQYGASEPTAAVFDRIMRGHIGYADMFVQHAAFFKEFSLFKYGFSLEGHDPAKTEIYYTKPNEESRVSIMRRLSVAYATHGTPLSYQITNKEALLDKLVYVRAVDTSTLKPLAGSGATSNKVLVNLVNFEDTPQTVTVDVAMPKETVYEGERFGSGDTYEQARRYVTGLKASPTLRFQETLKPGEAVQYILQPSSEMTAAAPKGLKATAAKGLTVKLNWLEAPGASYELLRADGPGEVLKVIAAGIKDTQFIDRNLQEGNLYTYAVKATNSRVMSQTLQITATGLVPLDRGAWKVTSNVNTQGSKPASAIDGDLHTRWDSGKHQASGEYFQIDMGEAHTIEALDLDISLSTYDYPRGYEIYVSDDAASWSRIASGKGKLGVSRIEFSQVKTRYVRIVQTGSGGNYWSIQELEVLSRES; the protein is encoded by the coding sequence ATGAGGAAAAGGACCAGACCAAAGACCAGAATCAAACCTATAAAGCTATTGCTCAAATTCGCAGCTCTGACCGTTCTGCTTCTATTGTCCATCTCAGTGTTCGGACGCGGCGGGACGCCCCATGACGAGGTGGTGGAGGATGCCGGACTGGCTGACCTCCCGGTGGCTGACGATGCCGGGCCGGAGCTTCCGGAGGGCGAGTTCCTGTGGAAGCTGGGCACACACGATGAATCCGCGCGAGAATTCACAGCCGCCAAATCCTCTGCTTCCCCGAAATCTGCCATCACGATTACATCGGCAACGCCTAAATCTTCCGTTCTTCAGCAGCTGCCCTCCGGGCTGAACGGGTCTACCCAGCCTGAACTGCGGATCTCGTACCAGCTCGATAAGATCCCGGCAAACGGGGTCTTATTTCGCGTAAGCATTACCGATGCCTACAAATCGGTTCCGCAGATGAGCGTGTTCTCCAACCGGCAGCTGTCAGGGATTATCCAGATCGCCGGAGTATCGGGGACAGACAATAAATTCAGCTTCCGCAAAACCTATGAGCTGTATATCCCCAAGGAGCAGCTGCAGAAGGGCACCAATGAGCTGAAGCTGCAGACAGCCCGCGGGATCTACTCCTCGGAGAAGGAGGACCCCTATACGTGGTGGACCTGGGATAACCTCAGCCTGGAATCCTTGAAGACTCCGATCAAGGAGCCGATTCACGGCAGTTATATCCAGACGGGGACTATGGTTAACAATAAGCAGTTTTATTTCGATGAAGGTGCAGTGAACCATCTGCCCTATATTATGAAATGGCTGGGTGTAGCTTACAGCGGCAACATCATGCGTACCAGCTGTGCCAGTGATGTCGGCCGCTCCTGCTCCAATATGGAAGATTACTACAAGGTATTGCAGGATTACAACATGGAGGCGGTTGCCCTCTACCTGCATACCGGTGACATCAAGCTGAATGCCGACGGCTCTTTGCCGGAGGATGCTGAGAAGAAGCTTACGGAATATTTCCAGAAGTATAGCCGCTATTTCCAGTATTATGAGGTGGATAATGAGCCCGGGCTGTTCAACCGTTCCAAGGCGGTCAATCTGGCCATTGCGGAATGGCTGAACGGGAAGGGCAAGGAACTTGCCCCGCATCTGAAGACAGTGGCGCCGGGCTGGGCTTATTGGCCAGGCTTCAGCGAGGATTCCTGCGGGAATCAGAAGAAAGGCGGGGCACAGCAGTGCGGAGACCCGGACGGGTGGGAGCGTGATCCAAAACAGCGTATGGAGCTGGAAGAGGTTACGGATCTGACCAACGGCCACTCCTACGGCGAGTCCTACATCTTCAGCGGCGGCGGAAGTTTCACCGAGAATCTGAAGACCTTTGGCGGAGCTGCCGACGGACTCAGCAAAAAAATGCTTACTACTGAATTCGGCACCTCCGACAGCCATGTCGATGCCTATCAATATGGTGCTTCCGAGCCGACAGCTGCTGTCTTCGACCGAATTATGCGCGGGCATATCGGCTATGCAGACATGTTCGTGCAGCATGCCGCATTCTTCAAGGAGTTCAGCCTGTTCAAATATGGCTTTAGCCTGGAGGGGCATGATCCAGCCAAGACGGAAATCTATTATACGAAACCAAACGAGGAATCGCGTGTCAGTATTATGAGAAGATTAAGTGTGGCTTATGCCACGCATGGCACGCCGTTAAGCTACCAGATCACGAACAAGGAGGCTCTGTTGGACAAGCTGGTATATGTTCGTGCGGTGGATACTTCTACCCTTAAACCGCTTGCGGGCAGCGGCGCGACCTCCAACAAGGTGCTGGTGAACCTCGTCAATTTCGAGGACACGCCCCAGACCGTAACGGTAGACGTGGCAATGCCGAAAGAAACGGTGTATGAAGGTGAACGTTTCGGCAGCGGGGATACCTATGAACAAGCACGGAGATATGTAACAGGACTGAAGGCTTCGCCTACACTGCGTTTCCAGGAAACGCTGAAACCGGGCGAGGCTGTACAGTATATTCTGCAGCCGTCATCTGAGATGACGGCTGCAGCTCCGAAAGGGCTGAAAGCGACGGCGGCCAAAGGGCTGACCGTCAAGCTGAATTGGCTGGAGGCGCCGGGAGCAAGCTATGAGCTGCTGCGCGCCGATGGCCCTGGAGAAGTGCTGAAGGTGATTGCAGCAGGAATTAAGGATACGCAGTTTATCGACCGGAATCTCCAGGAGGGCAACCTCTACACCTATGCCGTCAAAGCAACTAACTCACGGGTCATGTCGCAGACGCTGCAGATTACGGCCACCGGTCTTGTTCCGCTGGATCGCGGAGCGTGGAAGGTGACCTCTAATGTGAATACTCAGGGCTCGAAGCCTGCCAGCGCCATTGATGGCGACCTGCATACGCGCTGGGATAGCGGCAAACATCAGGCATCAGGCGAGTATTTCCAGATAGACATGGGTGAGGCTCATACCATCGAAGCCCTGGATCTGGACATTTCCCTCTCAACCTACGACTATCCGCGGGGATATGAGATTTATGTCTCTGACGATGCAGCTAGCTGGAGCAGAATTGCTTCTGGCAAAGGCAAGCTGGGTGTCTCAAGAATAGAATTTTCCCAGGTGAAGACGCGGTATGTCCGAATCGTGCAGACTGGCTCAGGAGGCAACTACTGGTCGATTCAGGAACTGGAGGTGCTCTCACGGGAATCATAG
- a CDS encoding Dps family protein, whose amino-acid sequence MSIQTKSHTELHVALNRQTANWSLLYVKLHHYHWYVKGSHFFTLHEKFEEFYNEAAGYVDELAERLLAIGGQPASTLKQYLELSALQEAKSGQDAKEMVAELVSDYSAVATELQSAIAVAEELGDQPTADLLIGIRSNVEKHAWMLNAYLA is encoded by the coding sequence ATGAGTATCCAAACGAAGAGCCACACTGAATTGCATGTTGCCTTGAACCGCCAGACAGCCAACTGGTCCTTGCTGTACGTGAAGCTGCACCACTATCACTGGTACGTCAAGGGATCGCATTTCTTCACCCTGCATGAGAAATTCGAAGAATTCTATAATGAAGCCGCCGGTTATGTGGATGAATTGGCAGAACGCCTGCTGGCTATTGGCGGACAACCTGCATCTACGCTGAAGCAATACCTGGAGCTGTCAGCGCTGCAGGAAGCGAAATCCGGCCAGGATGCCAAAGAAATGGTGGCCGAGCTGGTCAGCGATTATTCCGCTGTCGCCACAGAGCTGCAGTCAGCCATCGCTGTTGCTGAAGAGCTTGGCGATCAGCCAACCGCCGACCTGCTGATCGGAATCCGCAGCAATGTGGAGAAACACGCCTGGATGCTGAACGCTTACCTGGCTTAA